From the Argentina anserina chromosome 3, drPotAnse1.1, whole genome shotgun sequence genome, the window AAAAAGCTAAAAATACTTTCtaaaatagtttaaaattATAATAGAGAATCTTCTCAGCTAAAGATGCTCTTAGACCTTAATAATtagggcttcttataaaaagtCTATTTTGATAcatgaaataagaaaaaagtcaccaagttttagaaattagaaaaaaaaaatctatttaAAAAAACGCTTAAATCGTTGCCACtgcattttcaaaaaaaaaaacaaggcaTCTAGGTCTCGGCGACGCCGACGAGGAAAGTGTCGAGCGAGATGAATCAGACAAGTGGTTTTAATCCAGCAAACAAGAGCAAATTCACAATTCCATTGTGTCTACTTTGCTTGCTCTGATGGATGGTCTTGATTCCCATGGACAAGTGGTTTTGATCGGAGCAACCAATCGAATTGATGCAATTGATGGAGCTTTGCGGCGCCCTGATAGGTTTGATCGTGAATTCAACTTTCCTTTGTCCGGCTATGAGGCCCGAGCTGAAATTTTAGACATCCACAGTCAGAAATGGAAGCATCCTCCTTCACATGAGTTAAAATCGGAGCTTGCGGCTAGCTGTGTTGGATATTGTGGTGCTGATTTAAAGGCTCTTTTCATTGAAGCTGTCATACGTGCTTTTCGTGAAAAATATCCTCAGGTCTACACAAGTGATGATAAATTTGTAATTGATGTTGATTCAGTAAGGGTTGAAAAGTACCACTTCATTAAGGCCATGTCAACAATCACCCTAGTTGCTCACAGAGGTGATGTTATTCACTCTAGGCCATCATCTTCAGTTGTTGCACCATGCATGCATAGGCATCTCCAAAGAGCCATGAACTATATTTGTGATATTTTCCCTCTGATATGAGTGTCACCTGAATTGtaacatgtagtgtgatatggGTTGTGACAGGGGATGtcacaggtagtgtgatagaagttgtgacaggtagtgtgacagagggtgtgacaggtagtgtgatagaagttgtggcaggtagtgtgacaggagttgtgataggtagtgtgacagaggttgtgacatgGGCAATGTgtatgatagtggttgtgacagtagatgtgacagttagtgtaaatagataatGTGACAGCttctgtgacagtgggtgtgatagcggttgtgacatGAGGTGTGACAATTAATGTaagaggtagtgtgacagtgtttGTGACAAtaggtgtgacatgccgagagaaatgtgaaaatatgcgaaattttgttaaaattcaaataagattggtataagtatgctcagaatgaagagaatagctagaattagataaccttgagcttcggtttcgccGGAATTACTTGGAACACCGCCATTGATGGTGGCAACCCTTTGCGATAGTTGTTGCCCCTTGTACGGTTGGTTGATTCagagtgggtagtatatcaaatgaaagagaggagcgagatctttctaacggtaccaatttcgtcaaaatctatcgccgAAAGGGAAAATTATagccgaaattagaaaaagaatgaaaaaaaaaggtgagaaatgacaaaacagtccataaaatatttttaaaacgatttttttctaattttgttaattttttttctaatttctactTTGATaaaaattttataattaattcataaatagtgacatttttctaatataagttaGGAAATTgtacctttttataatttgccctAATAATTAATCATGCGGGTACTTAAACCAGGTCAAGTTATTCAGCTTATAAGCTCATTTGGTTGAACTtgagcatctccaacagtgTTAGCTATATACATAGCTAAACGTAGCATTTAGCTACCAAATATCATCGTTATACTTTAGTAGTTATAATTATTCTTAAgttaatttcaattttcaacacataaacaaagtTTAGTTAGAATTATTTTCTCTCCCCTCTCTAATATTTAACTAGAATTTTTAgctaaaattaaaacttactGTTAAATAGATCGATGTAAAAATTATCCTAAACTTTGTTTAAaaaccaattttttttcaagataGCTTGTGTTTTGGAGATGCCCCATGAGCAAAAAATTCAGCATAAGGATCCATCCTATAATCAAGTCGGAGTTCTTCAGCTCATTAAAGCAATTCAATCATTCGACCTTACCCGGCTAACCATGCAACAAAATCAGAGGGGATTAATACGTGCATATTTTTGCCAGTACGAGTTCGtaactagtttttttttttttaattagtcAAATAGTGCAATATCACATATGACCTTGAGGCtaatatataaacattaaCCACATGGCGTACAGAATCACTATCATGGACTCGTGGTAGTGGAGAAGCTGTTCTAAATTCTTGTTGACCCTATTTGACAAGTCCACAAGCTACGCACAATTTCGTTTTCTAGAAGAAAATACCCCACCCACGTATATTTTCTAAAGGTTCACCATAGGAAGGAATAAGAGCACAGTTGCCTACTAGGATTGTAGGCAATAGCCATacatgatttcgattttatagCCTAGCGAAACTAATTGGGATCGTGAtgatgctttttttttttccttccaaGTATTAttgaaaaaggaagaaaaatatcgaaacaaaaaaaaaaattgtaggaTAGATAAAGGAAAAGTGCAAGTGACTTTGATAAACATGAGCGCGACTTACTAATATAAATTTTAGGGAAAATTACAAATGAGGACATTACGACGAGGACCAAGTGATGAAGACGTTCATATCAATTTTAGATACTTTTTTATATCATGCATATAATTTTATGCAGAAGTGAGCTAGTTTTTATATGATATGAAtgataattataattatttattttaatttttttataatttgtgtGGTTGTGTCGGATAAATAATATTGATAAGTTTAACCATGCATGCGCATATTAAAACCGATTGAGACGCAATGAGGAATCAGACCTATAATGTCATTAACAAATTCTGCATATTTAACACTGCGCATTTTAGAACCGATCGAGACGCATGAAGCCCCCCTCATCTTTGAGGCTAGCATGTGCATCAACATTTTCAAAGTGCAAAATCTTTATACAATTCGAGTATGGCACGTACTAAATATGCAAGTCATAATAGTAGACAAGGAAAACGATACATGAAAACCTCCCATGGGGTGATGGGGACATGCTAGGTACGATCAACAAGTTGGTAGAATAGCACAGTACGTAACACAATTCCGTTGTTACGTTACGCAATGGCATTGCACAAAGTCCTGCAAATCACTATAGTCTTCTTGAAGAGCAACAGCTAGAGGATGCAAATTAAGTTCGTTCCGATTGGATGGAATCAGTTTCCAACTGAGTTATCAACCAGACGAGTCACGAAACGTTTGGTTGGACAAGTTAGTTACTCTGCGCACTAGCTAGTCTGTGCAGATCGATCAAAAGGTCTTAGAAGCAATtgatttggggggggggggggggggggactgGGTTTGTTCTCTGAGTCTCTGACAGATCACAAGATCGATACTACTCATCATACTCGTATTGTCTTCCTTTCTGAAGTGATATAGATGATTCGGTCTCATGGACCTACAGCATGCGAATTATGCATGAAAGATGCTGAGGATCGAGGTCCCTTACTTGGGGTCAATGTACATCTTCATTGATCGTCTGAGAGTTTTCAAAGTCTGCATCATCGCGTGGGAATTATCAGAGTCAAGCATATGTTATTATGCCCTAGATTGGTTTTCAAGAGCATGGATGGGAACCAAAATTAGCTAGGCAAACTCATGCATCAATTAACCTTCAGTGGGGAAATTAATTGATGAAGTGAAACTGAAATATTGATATAACATTgtgttccttttttttttctaatcgAATATAACGTTAACAACTTAACATGGTAAAATTACAAAGAGAAGTCGACAACTTTTTAGAGGTATTTGGAGTTGCCTCAATTCATTCCTTAAAATTTATTacccaccccccccccccccccccccccacacacacacacacacacacttagCCTCcttcatttttagtttttaatacgtacaaaagaagaagatgctGGAGGTCCAAGATACAATTAAATCAATTGTATTGtagtttggttttttttttaatgaagtaTCTTTGGACTAGTTAGTTATTGTTgcaatttaagaaaaaaagaattgttgttgttgtgctATCAATTGAATCAACTATaaactaaaagaatttcttgtTTTGTAAATATTTACTTGGAAAGTTGTTGttataccataaaatattattttctgtATTTTTTTAACGGCAAATCTTAGAACAACTATAACACTGGCTCACATGTACTGTTTCTAAAATCTGCTTTCAGTGACTTATaattttagagaaaaatatttttatttgatctACCAAACATAATAGAATTAAAAAATTGACACATAAACTGTTTTTTTTAGTTAGTGTGATATTTCCTGCAAACAAATTCTCATGAGGATTTGTCATTTTGAGAAATGggttatataaatatatacatatatataatatcagaaaaaatatatataactagcTACTTAAATCTTTAGTCATTATTTTATTGTCATAGAAATTTAAGAAATATCATGAAGTTAATAattatattgttgtaatataatttgaaaacaaGACAATGGTACTTAAGTTCAATCATGCTTAAGATCCTAACCCTATATTATTATAATCCTTCCTAACAAGAGGGTTGGTATGTCTCTACATCCCTAATTATTAATATGACTAGGTGTAATTAATCTATAGATTATAATCATCATGATTTTGTTAGTTTCAACTTTATTCATATGATTGGGATTTCTGAATGCTGCTCACATGGAGATGTGTAAAATACTGACTTCTTTTCAGCTCTCATGTGGATCTAAGTGATGGTAGATCACATATATAAGTACCGGTGTATCACATATAAGTTATGTTCTTTCGATGGATCGACAGTTTCATGATCTTCTTGTCATCAACTATCACTCCAAGGGTGCAGCGTTACAATTATGTAGAACCAACATTTAACTAATATCAAAACATGCGCAGGAATCAGAACTCATAGAAATGAAAGGAAAACCTTGCGAACCCTAGCTAATAACTGCTGAAGCTAGCTAGAACCAAGAGAGTCGATAGGACGATAGATATATTTAACTGAGATCTTGCTATGCCAGTACAGTTTCCTTGTCCTTCACTCCTTCCTGATTCACTGTGACTACAAGTGAATTATTTGCCCAGTGGGACTGGTACTGGCCGGTACATTCATATGGGTTTGTAGGTACTAAACTAGAAGCTAGTTCATATTTGCCAAGGCAGATTCAACCTGGCAAACGATACAGGCCTCCACATTTCACCTGCTTACAAACTTGTACCATACAAGCTTAATTTGATAAGTTCATCACCTAGCTGCTAGCTGGAAGGCCTCCAAATACCTGAACCTAGATAACTTTCTCCCATgttcttgatatatatatatatatatatatatatatatatcaatctttATGCATGCATACTTAAGCATTTCAAATCTATATGGCTAATTCGGCTAACTATTTATATCGGTAATTAATAACGCTTATTATGTTATTAGaatctctttttttgttataaTCATCTATGTTGTTAGAATCTAACAACCAtattttttgaaaatgaaaatgagatGAAAACGTGTTcgttaatatatttttttaaacaaaggaaatgaaacctgaaaatatttttaacttttacaaaggaaaagtgaaaacatttaatcaaCGTTTTCACTAtttcattttctcatttttactTTTAAAACTTATTTTAAAAAACCGTTTTCGAAAACATTATCGAACACTTTTCTTCCAATAAATTGTTTTAAACTACTGAtttattgaaagaaaaaagtgTTATAAAAAGAGCGTTGAAGCACATATACAATTTTCATTCAACGTTGCATAGAGAACACACTGGGTAAGTGGTCGACAGGTTATGATCGAGCAATAGGTACTCGTATATCCTCTCCAGCAGAAGATAATCGAAATCCAgcgtagggctcgtcaacagGCCAGACCTTAGTACATTTAGATAAAGTGACGGGCCagttattttcacaaatatgaatatCTAAGTCTTTCTATCTAAAGCGGGCCTTGCGGGATTTTACGGGCCGAACCTTGCGggtttgtattagaaaaaaaacataatactcttatttaagggtttggaacGATAAAAGAATTCTTAAAAAACATTCTcaaaaaagttacaaataaattctatttttaaaatattgtcgatcgacaccagtatatgtgatcgatatataaatttaaggaccctataaaaatttcgtctgttttggacatggtttgaccgtccgtacctacgaaATTCCGACAatcaaacgaggtctgaattgaatgaaatttttacatggtcactaaatatatataccgatcacatcggctggtgtcgatcgatcccgataagtttccttcatattatcacttcataatgcgatagttttattgtaaacctaatataaaggtattatgatatattagtggacacttcggcgatcgacaactccactTCGGAATATagtcaatcgacaccagcagatgtgatcggtatatatatttagggatcctgtaaaatttcgtctgttttggacatggtttgaccgttcgtacctacggtcaacaaaaaaaacattttgacatattaaaaccataTTGACCAGAGTTACGCCAAATAAGTTTCCTCGGTGCGACTCTGCATGagtggtgacaaaaattatgtgattctagatatgcaaacggttttcgGGGTTCTCATCTTGGTAATGAGTCATCcattatgacatattagtagtgttttcggtttaccggaaatttcgacggtcagACGAGgtttgaattggatgaaatttttacagggtcactaaatatatataccgatcatatcagctagtgttgatcgatcatgagaattttctttcatatagtcgcttcataatacgatagttttattataaacctaatagaaTATGTGTGTATAATATTGTATTACCTGATTGGCTTTTTCGGGCCGAGCCTTAGAGGCTTTTACGGACCGGGCTTTGGTGGGCTAAGCCTACGGGCTGGGCCGGGTTTTACACCTCTAAATTAAACACGACCATCTACCCACAGAAGCGGGCTCTGGAGTGCTCTCTTGCGGGCCGGGCTGGATAAAAGCCCATTGAGTTTGTGGACCTCCATGGATTTTTCAGAttcgcgggctaaatgatgaagcCTAATCGAGCTTGCACAAACTCTCCTTTGGTCAACGCTTTTTTCTTCAAGAACATGACGTCAGTATCCACGTCACCAACCATGCAGACCCATCCCGTCGTCCCTAATCTCTATGGCCCCTTGCTACCCCTTTGCTTTAAGTACCCCCAATCCCCTCCTCCGGTATATTCACTCCCATATCCCCTCAAAACCTTCCAACACCTCCCAAAATTCTCGACCGACATCTCCAActccacgcgccgccatgTACAGTCACAACAGCACCGCATTCCCACACGACTTCGACGGCCTGCCAATGCCGGCTCAGCCCTTCGGGACTTACAACAATGACTATAACtaccaccatcaccaccatgcGGTGGCCGTGAATGAATTCAGCAACAACAGTTGTAGCAGCGGCTGCAGCAGCTACGGCGGCTCGCCGACCTACGCGAGTACCACTACGACTACAACTACTCATGATTACGAGGTTGAGCCGAGCCTACAGATGATTCAGAAGAGTGTGAGCAGCCACTCGCTCCAGCAGAAGAAAGTTGGGACCCACCGGCTTGTCTCCGACTTGCTGGAGCTCGAGACCGGGCCCGTCCGGAGGGTTTACAGCACCGGCGACTTGGATTTGCAGGTTTGGCTCTGCATGGCTTTTAGGTCTCTCAGGAACATACAGAATTGATCAGTGGCAGATAATTAGGTTTATTCAAAAGACCACGTCGTTACCAAGCAGTGCATGTGTTAGGGTTTGGACGTTTAGTGTGTCATTAGTACTAATTAGACTGATCATTGAAGCTTAATCTGGGCTATAAATATTAGGTGAAATGTCTTTTCACTGTATATGAAGTGTATATAATCTTCTTTTGTCCAACATAGTGAACACTGAACACTAAGACCATTATTTTCTGTGATTACGAGAAAAACATGCGACTTTATTTTTGTCTAAcctgacatatatataaatagattgtaaatttgtacTTATTTGGTGTTAATTATCGATTACACAGTTTGACAATATAACATGCATGTGAGAGTATCCGGCAATTAGATATTTGCTCTTTATATACATTTGCTAAATCTAGTTCTGGTAACGATATATCGATGGCATGCAGAGGATTAACATTTCTAATTGGGTGCAAGTGCAGCAATTGCATAGGAGCTACAGATCATCATCAGAAACTAGTCCATTGTCAAGTGAGAGCAGCATGATCATTGAAGGAATGACCAAAGCCTGTCGATACAGTcctgaggagaagaaggaaaaaattGAGAGGTACAGAAGCAAGAGAAACCTCAGGAACTTCAACAAAACCATTAAGGTTTAGTTAATTCTGCTACACCTTTCTCAATCATCTAGTTTCTTCCTCCCTTTACTTTTATCAATCAAGACGTGATATCTTTGAATTAGTATTCTTCGGCTAATTGCTCGATCATTGACCCACCAGTACTTTGAGGTTTTATGGCCATAGACGATGGTGGTCTCGTTTATTGCTTTTTGGCCCACGATTTCTTACATGTAGATTCTTATGTAAATGTTTTACTTTCACTATAGCTCTGCTTGTTTTCTGCTATATCATCTATGGCCTTTGTGTGACTGTCACATCCCACATCGTTTCCATTCTATATGAATACATCCGAGTAGTGGATCATAAAGATGGTGCAATGTGGCGTGACACTTCGACATGAAAGGTCTGGTAGTCTTAGTCATCTGTATATTATCAAAACACAATAATAAGAGAGAATAGTCAATTTCTGCATGACAATGTTAAACCTGTCCTCGATGAAGTGTTCTCTATAGTTACTATGCAGGTGAATAGTATTAAACTATTAATTCCTTTTCTGCACTTTATCATGTATCTACATAAAAAGAGAAACTTACAGATACAAATTAAATACATTTCGAAGCACCATCAATATTATTCTCTAATCTTATATGATGTCGAAACCTTTTACCTTAATATTTTTCTGACCAATACTTATATTTTTCGATAACTTTGTATATGATGCTTAATCCTGGCTAGATTTCATTTCATTCCCTCTCTATGTCAATGCAGGTCATAAAAACAGACGTTCAACTCTCTCTATTGTCTTACTCTTGGATGTCTGTTTGAACTAGTAAACTTCCCAACGGGAGTGGTACATCtgatttgtctttcatttGTTAGCTAGATCAATCAACCTAGTTTCCTTCTAAATTATGATCGTATGTATGGTTCTGGTGTTGAAATTAATGTTCTGATGAGTCGTCTTATCCTTGAGAAATTAAGGTACAACCATGAAAAATAATGCAGCATATAAACTTGTATCCCTATGAGTGTGACAAGTTTATTGAAGATATATCAAGTAATTTCTGCTACTTTGGGTTTTACATAAATTTGAAACAAGAACCTTAATTTGTTGCCCCTTTTCCGAATTCAGTATGCATGTAGGAAGACATTGGCAGACAGTAGGCCGCGCATCAGAGGACGATTTGCAAGGAATGATGAAATTGATCAGAAGGATTCTCCTAATGTTCAGTGTAGCCAAATCAGTGgggaggatgatgaagaggatGGCGATAGTTGGATCAACCTGCTCGATGCATTCTCTTCAATTGAATCAAACTCCTTAATCTAGGACGATGAAACTATTATGCCAAATGTTTTAGCAAGTAGCTACTAGCCATATTAATCTTAGGCTGCTCCGCTTGATCTATCTTTTATTATGCAAAATGCTCTTCATGCGCTATTAAGCTTGAAGTAGGTGATGTAAAATTGTAAATATAGGTGATTGTATCATTCCTAGAATGATATTATTGAATTTCAAGGCTTCTAATTTTGCACTATCACCTAATTAGTCAATATGGTCATGCTCACGCTTGAATAGTGTTTCGAAGGATGACATTACTGTGACAGGTGATGAGAATAGATGAAAACAAAGTCATTATCACGGAAAAGGAAAGGGAAAAAAGCTTAACAGATATAGGTGGCCGGTGACCGTCACCTTCTCTTCCtgagtttgaatttgggaAATGTATATGCTCAAAGTAGCATCACAAAATCTGTGCTAGATTTTTATTCCTTGAGCCTACAACTCTACAAGATATACGAATATAAAATACTTGGTAAACCCTACAATGCTGGGATCTTGAACGATATATGGTGCTGCGAAGTATAGTGGGGCACGAGCTACTTATTGGCCATTGCCTACTTTGATACCAATATCAAGGGTTATTTATCAGCATTGCAATTTGCAAGAGGATAAATTTGCCCGGAAGACACTCCTTTGGTTCACGGAATGCAAAATTATTGTTCGACTTCCAGAGAATTGTTTCAGCAGTTTCCTTTTCGAGTATCATTTTCACATGTAGAATGTCCTTCCGATTCTGAAGACTTTGAAAAGATCAAACAAATTCCCAAGACaatttttattcaaaaaaaaaacttatgtaTTGTTTGAATATTGGATGGTTTAGAAAAGAGTGAAATCAATGAATCAGTTACTTTACCCCCATCGAATTTAATTCAGAGCAATTGGAATGTAACTATCAGTTTAAAGATAATAATAAGGTGCGGTTCAATTCTTATCGCTAATGAGGAGAAAT encodes:
- the LOC126789287 gene encoding zinc finger protein CONSTANS-LIKE 2-like; this encodes MYSHNSTAFPHDFDGLPMPAQPFGTYNNDYNYHHHHHAVAVNEFSNNSCSSGCSSYGGSPTYASTTTTTTTHDYEVEPSLQMIQKSVSSHSLQQKKVGTHRLVSDLLELETGPVRRVYSTGDLDLQQLHRSYRSSSETSPLSSESSMIIEGMTKACRYSPEEKKEKIERYRSKRNLRNFNKTIKYACRKTLADSRPRIRGRFARNDEIDQKDSPNVQCSQISGEDDEEDGDSWINLLDAFSSIESNSLI